The Plasmodium sp. gorilla clade G2 genome assembly, chromosome: 4 genome has a segment encoding these proteins:
- a CDS encoding CGI-141 protein homolog, putative, giving the protein MFDQNKTAGLLLLFLGVVFGCIGVFLFFDKFFLFMSNLLFLIGLYFLVGLTKIIRFFMNRKKTTGSVCFVIGFLLILFNRTFFGFLFQSYGLYRLFFSFLPNILNFIKYSPFSFILDLPGIKQVAEYISNYKKLPI; this is encoded by the coding sequence ATGTTTGATCAGAATAAGACAGCTGGATtgttacttttatttttaggaGTAGTATTTGGATGCATTGgagtatttttattttttgataagttttttttgtttatgtctaatttattatttttaataggtttatattttttagttggattaacaaaaataatcagattttttatgaatagaaaaaaaacaacagGAAGTGTTTGTTTTGTAATAggttttcttttaatattatttaatagaaCTTTTTTTGGCTTCTTATTTCAATCATATGGATTGTatagattatttttttctttccttccaaatatattaaattttattaaatattctcCATTCAGTTTTATATTAGATTTGCCAGGAATTAAGCAGGTCGCAGAATATATATCAAACTATAAAAAACTACcaatatga
- a CDS encoding ran binding protein 1, putative, which yields MDDDKNDYNPEEEVVTGNWNTPKVELKEVEIKTGEEDESLFWSGRSKLYRWVEGEWKERGLGESKLLLHKKKGIIRFLLRQEKTLKVVANHYIYPNESYCKLVPNAGSEKIYAWTVKDFAEEPKIEQFALKFNTADAAKLFKQKFDEAGQVNLKLLDSQGNLKEKVEDKKDDDKKEKEKEKKEDNDDNDKKTKENEEEKKDKVEKDDKNKEEKDKDDKTEDDDTSKDKVEKDEEKKKDDKEKEEKVKEDDKNKEEKDKDDKTEDDDTSKDKVEKDVEKKEDVKEEEKEKEKDDKKSDDKKSDDKKNDEEENIKREDE from the exons atggatGACGATAAGAATGATTACAATCCGGAAGAAGAAGTTGTCACAGGAAATTGGAATACACCAAAG GTTGAATTAAAAGAAGTGGAAATAAAAACAGGAGAAGAAGACGAAAGTTTATTTTGGTCAGGACGATCAAAATTGTATAGATGGGTTGAAGGTGAATGGAAAGAAAGAGGATTAGGTgaatcaaaattattattacataagaaaaaaggaataataaGATTTCTTTTAAGGCAAGAGAAAACTTTGAAAGTTGTAGCTaaccattatatatatcccaATGAATCATATTGTAAGCTTGTTCCAAATGCTGGaagtgaaaaaatatatgcctGGACAGTTAAAGATTTTGCAGAGGAACCAAAAATTGAACAGTTTGCTTTAAAATTTAATACTGCCGATGCAGCcaaattatttaaacaaaAGTTTGATGAGGCAGGACAAGTTAATCTTAAACTTTTAGATAGTCAAGGAAATTTGAAAGAAAAGGTTGAAGACAAAAAGGATGAcgacaaaaaagaaaaggaaaaggaaaagaaagaagataacgatgataatgataaaaaaacaaaagaaaatgaagaagaaaagaagGATAAGGTCGAAaaggatgataaaaataaagaagagaAAGATAAGGATGATAAAACCGAAGATGATGATACTTCTAAGGATAAGGTTGAAAAGGatgaggaaaaaaaaaaagatgacaaagaaaaagaagaaaaagtcaaagaagatgataaaaataaggaaGAGAAAGATAAGGATGATAAAACCGAAGATGATGATACTTCTAAGGATAAGGTTGAAAAGGatgttgaaaaaaaagaggatgttaaagaagaagaaaaggaGAAAGAAaaggatgataaaaaaagtgACGATAAAAAaagtgatgataaaaaaaatgatgaagaagaaaatattaaaagagaAGATGAATAG